The following is a genomic window from Geobacillus subterraneus.
GAAATGAAGAAATGATGGTCCCTGTTGACGATATTCAAGTCGGAGATATTATGATCGTAAAGCCTGGTCAGAAATTAGCGATGGATGGAATCGTCATCAAGGGTACATCTACGCTAAATCAGGCTGCCATTACGGGAGAAAGTGTTCCCGTAGCGAAAACAGTTGGTGATGAAGTTTTTGCAGGAACATTGAATGAAGAAGGGTTATTGGAAGTAAAAGTGACAAAACGAGTGGAAGATACAACTCTTTCGAAAATCATCCATTTAGTGGAAGAAGCTCAAGCAGAACGAGCACCTTCTCAAGCGTTTGTAGATCGTTTTGCCAAATACTATACACCAGCCATTATCATTTTTGCTCTTTTACTAGCCGTTATTCCTCCATTATTTATGGGTGCTGATTGGAGCGAATGGATTTATCGAGGTCTAGCTGTATTAGTGGTTGGTTGTCCGTGTGCGTTGGTTATTTCCACGCCTGTTTCGATTGTAACTGCCATTGGAAATGCAGCGAAAAACGGTGTGTTAATTAAAGGTGGTATTTATTTAGAGGAAGCAGGATCTCTAAAAGTCATCGCTTTTGATAAAACAGGAACATTAACAAAAGGTGTTCCTTCCGTCACCGATGTGGTCACTTATAATGGCAATGAAAATGAACTAATGACCATTACAGCAGCCATTGAAAAAGGCTCACAACATCCACTTGCTTCCGCCATTATAAGAAAAGCAGAAGAAGATGGATTGAATTTTAATGATTTATCTGTTGAAGAATTCCAATCCATTACAGGTAAAGGGGTCAAAGCAAGAGTAAACAACGAAATGTATTATGTCGGAAGTCCAGGTCTTTTTGAAGAACTTCTTCCAAATGGCATCCAATCAGAAATAAAAGAACAAATGACAACCCTTCAAACACAAGGGAAAACGGTCATGGCGTTAGGAACGGAAAAAGAAATTCTGGCGTTAATTGCCGTGGCAGACGAAATAAGAGAATCATCCAAAGAGGTTATTCGAAAACTTCATCAAGTCGGTATTGAAAAAACGGTAATGTTGACAGGGGATAACCAAAGAACAGCCGAAGCCATCGGAAAACAAGTCGGCGTTTCCGATATTAAAGCCGATTTACTTCCAGAAGATAAACTGAATTTCATCAAAGAGCTTCGTGACAAGCATCAAAGCGTGGCGATGGTTGGAGATGGTGTGAACGATGCACCAGCTCTTGCAGCTTCAACCGTTGGTGTGGCAATGGGCGGTGCTGGAACCGATACAGCCCTAGAAACAGCC
Proteins encoded in this region:
- a CDS encoding heavy metal translocating P-type ATPase — its product is MSEQQAKLSKSEAKTYRVQGFTCANCAAKFENNVKSLPGVQDAKVNFGASKITVWGTTTIEELEKAGAFENLKVREDKEKSVKREPFWKQKENIKVYISAVLLVISWFLGKQYGEEHIFATIGYAAAILIGGYSLFIKGFKNLVRLNFDMNTLMTVAILGAAAIGEWGEGATVVILFAISEALERYSMDKARQSIESLMDIAPKEALIRRGNEEMMVPVDDIQVGDIMIVKPGQKLAMDGIVIKGTSTLNQAAITGESVPVAKTVGDEVFAGTLNEEGLLEVKVTKRVEDTTLSKIIHLVEEAQAERAPSQAFVDRFAKYYTPAIIIFALLLAVIPPLFMGADWSEWIYRGLAVLVVGCPCALVISTPVSIVTAIGNAAKNGVLIKGGIYLEEAGSLKVIAFDKTGTLTKGVPSVTDVVTYNGNENELMTITAAIEKGSQHPLASAIIRKAEEDGLNFNDLSVEEFQSITGKGVKARVNNEMYYVGSPGLFEELLPNGIQSEIKEQMTTLQTQGKTVMALGTEKEILALIAVADEIRESSKEVIRKLHQVGIEKTVMLTGDNQRTAEAIGKQVGVSDIKADLLPEDKLNFIKELRDKHQSVAMVGDGVNDAPALAASTVGVAMGGAGTDTALETADIVLMSDDLSKLPYTIKLSRKALAIIKQNITFSLGIKALSLLLIVPGWLTLWLAIFADMGATLIVTLNSMRLLKVKE